One window of Saprospiraceae bacterium genomic DNA carries:
- a CDS encoding class I SAM-dependent methyltransferase: protein MPLTITNQDIIKYYDECESDYKLLWHLGEQSALHYGFWKEDTRLLREALRNMNDYVLGILNLKPGNTYLDAGCGIGGTAMYASSLCKCTVHGISLSEKQINTAKTKSGSKNLIGSVDFSVQDFCNTSFGSATFDGVYGIESICHAFDKKSFFREAHRLLKPGGYLVVADFFESKSDMNPHEQNLMAKWAESWAVPSFSNFENFIQDAENIGLKLVENNNISQAIQKTARRLYYCFFPGLICHGFLRMFGLRKKSQGRNVWSTYYQYISLQNKLWDYRVMKFVKN, encoded by the coding sequence ATGCCGCTTACGATTACCAATCAGGATATTATCAAGTATTACGATGAATGCGAAAGTGACTACAAACTGCTTTGGCATTTAGGAGAGCAATCTGCCTTGCACTATGGCTTTTGGAAAGAAGATACCCGCTTGCTCCGGGAAGCACTTCGCAATATGAATGATTATGTTTTGGGCATTCTGAATCTGAAACCAGGAAATACATACCTCGATGCCGGTTGCGGCATTGGCGGAACGGCCATGTATGCAAGTTCCCTCTGTAAATGCACAGTCCATGGAATCTCATTAAGTGAAAAACAAATTAATACCGCTAAAACTAAATCCGGATCTAAAAATTTGATTGGTTCCGTTGATTTCTCTGTTCAAGATTTTTGTAACACGTCTTTTGGGTCGGCCACGTTCGATGGGGTCTATGGCATAGAAAGCATTTGCCATGCCTTTGACAAAAAATCCTTTTTTCGTGAAGCACATCGTCTTTTAAAACCAGGCGGGTATTTGGTGGTTGCTGACTTTTTTGAGTCAAAATCCGATATGAACCCGCATGAACAAAACCTCATGGCCAAATGGGCTGAATCCTGGGCTGTTCCCTCTTTTTCCAATTTTGAAAATTTTATTCAGGATGCTGAAAATATTGGCCTGAAACTTGTTGAAAACAACAATATCAGTCAGGCAATCCAAAAAACTGCCCGTAGGCTCTATTATTGTTTTTTTCCAGGACTCATTTGTCACGGATTTTTAAGAATGTTTGGTCTTCGAAAAAAATCACAGGGAAGAAATGTATGGTCAACCTATTATCAATATATAAGCTTACAAAATAAATTGTGGGATTATCGTGTGATGAAATTTGTTAAAAATTAA
- a CDS encoding YitT family protein: protein MAHAENIDWKRIFSLHSLLFMALGVFLAAIAFKGFMIPNRFLDGGVTGLSILLHEWFHLDISIFLILLNIPFVYIGYKKIGKTFAIQTSMAILLMVFCINFIEIQPITHDKVLIALFGGFFIGLGIGFVIKAGGVIDGMEIIADYTNKKLGLSTSEIVMFINSAIILAAAFTFGIEVGMYSILTYFTAMKTSDYVVDGFEEYTAMTIISAKDAEIKSCIVKDFDKAISVYKGERGYLPGSFDIKYDCEIIVTILTRLEIHRIKTAILEIDPNAFLYISSIKEVKGGVIKQKLKR, encoded by the coding sequence ATGGCTCATGCTGAAAACATAGATTGGAAACGCATTTTCTCCCTGCATTCCTTGTTGTTTATGGCATTGGGTGTATTCCTCGCTGCAATAGCATTCAAAGGATTTATGATTCCCAACCGTTTTTTGGATGGAGGCGTTACCGGATTATCCATACTATTACATGAATGGTTTCATTTGGATATTAGTATTTTCCTGATTTTATTAAATATCCCTTTTGTTTATATCGGTTACAAGAAAATTGGCAAAACCTTTGCCATTCAAACTTCCATGGCCATCTTACTCATGGTATTTTGTATAAACTTTATAGAAATTCAACCCATTACACACGACAAAGTACTCATTGCACTGTTTGGTGGCTTTTTTATAGGCCTGGGAATTGGATTTGTTATAAAAGCAGGCGGGGTCATTGATGGGATGGAGATTATTGCAGATTACACCAATAAAAAATTAGGACTTTCAACCAGCGAAATTGTCATGTTTATTAATTCTGCTATTATACTTGCTGCAGCATTTACATTTGGAATTGAAGTTGGCATGTATTCCATTTTAACGTATTTCACTGCAATGAAAACATCGGACTATGTAGTGGATGGCTTTGAAGAATATACAGCCATGACTATAATTTCGGCAAAAGACGCAGAAATTAAATCCTGCATTGTAAAAGATTTTGACAAAGCTATTTCAGTTTATAAAGGAGAACGAGGTTACTTGCCAGGAAGTTTTGATATCAAATACGACTGTGAAATCATCGTCACCATTTTAACAAGACTCGAAATTCACCGCATCAAAACGGCCATTCTGGAAATTGATCCGAATGCGTTTTTATATATCTCCTCGATTAAGGAAGTCAAAGGGGGTGTAATTAAACAAAAGTTAAAAAGATAA